The Deltaproteobacteria bacterium genome includes the window GCCTACGGCCGGGGTATTTGTTCCGTGCGGCAAATAGCCCCCGTCCATGGGGCCAGATTTGCCGTTCGAGCCCCGTCCATGGGCGCCTCACTCCACAAATACCCCGGCCGTAGGCTTATGCTGGGAAATCGAAAGGAGGTCACACGGCATGCCTATTTATGAATTCGAGTGCGCAAGATGCAAACAGCTCTTCGAGCGGTTCCTTTTTTCCCACAATGATGCCGGGGGTGTCCAGTGTCCCCGGTGTGGCGGAGAAGGGATAAAAAAACCGTCTGCCTTCTCCTCATGCGGCCGCGGATCCACCGGTGGTGGTCCATCAGTCGGTTCATCCTCCTGCGGCACTGGAGGATTTTCACGTCGTTTTGGGTGAGCTTGACATCAGGGCC containing:
- a CDS encoding zinc ribbon domain-containing protein, whose product is MPIYEFECARCKQLFERFLFSHNDAGGVQCPRCGGEGIKKPSAFSSCGRGSTGGGPSVGSSSCGTGGFSRRFG